TTTTTCGTATAGTTTATCAAACGTGCCAATATCTTTTAATAGTTCCATCCGCCCAGACTCTAAGGACGCTTGAATTTTGTCGATTTGACTTTCCATCACATCATATTTAGCTAAATACTTTTCAACGGAACGTTTTGCATTATTGAGAAAAGGAATTTTCGAAAGAAAGCCTCCTTCATCAATATTGGCAATATCTAAATCACGGACTTTTAACATTAAATCCGACATCAGACTCCCTATCTCACCAACATCTTTGCTTCTGATTTCCGTCAAGATTTGATCGCTAAATTGGGCTAAGTTTTTTTGCGAATTACTGCCGTAAATACTTAACAATTGACTATCTTGCATATTTAACGACTGCTTAATTTCATCCACACGCATGCGTTCTTCGGGCGAAAGCGTTTCTACTTGGCGTTCCACTTCAGCAGTAATTTCTGTCGGGTCAATCTGGGCTTGGGCTTTTAGATTATTTTTCATTAAACTGTCCAGTGTAACTTCATTCTTTTCGCTCATCTGTGTCGTCTCCCTTTATAGTTATTCTAACCCTATTTACTTAACGGCTTCCATTAACAACAACATCGTTTCTATATCCGGCATTGGCATTATTTGTGTTACCTCAGAAGCTAAGCCCGGAATATCATAATTGGATTCATTACTTGCCCCGGATACAACCGTTCTAAATCCATGTTCACGCCAAGCCAAGTCTTGAACTTGTGGATCCAATAAAGCATCAATTAAAACTTCACTTTGATCGGTCAAGCCAATTAATACGTGCGAAGACCAAACCGTTGGTTCAGGGTATAAAATAACAATTTGATCACGAACTTGTTCATAAACATCTGGCTGTATCTTAGAAAACTCTAGTAGTTGATTTTCATATCCAGCGATAATCGGATATGCGCCAACCCCTTGGCGTAAAAACTGATTAAACATATCAGACGAAGAAGTTTGCATAAAACCAATAGCTTGATAAATGTCTCGAATCTGCGGGAGAATGGCATCAACAGTTGATGTATTCACTACCTGATTATTATTTAGACTATTGGCTAATAGACCTAAGAACATATTCCCAGAGTTAGATGCATTGGGGTCCGTTGTGTCTACTAGAACATTTCCATACAATTCCGGAATACCAATATCTGCCCAAGATGTTTCATTCGCTATCATTTCGGCTAACTTAACCATATTGACATAATGCACCCCGTCACGCACCGTTACGACACCCTCTTGTTCAAGTGCATCGGTCACTAAACGACGTGAATACAGGACAATCGGAGTGTTTAAAACAATATCATCTTCGACTGAAGGGCGGTTTAACTGTTGGTAAAGCTCTAAAGCCAATTGACTTGATGGGAATAAATAATCTTGACCTTCAATGTCTCCTTGAACCATATCAAAGGAGCCATCGATACGATAATTTAACGTTATCCCATACTCATCTTTGATATAATCTTGAAACTCAGGGTTACTAAACAAACCTGATTTTTCACCGCCTAAAAAACCATTCAGTTCCACTTGAGTTGGCTGATTACCTTGAAAGACGGTATAAACGACGGCTGTTACAATTACTAAAGCTAAAACAATCAAGCCCCATAAACGTGTTTTCATGAATTACCGCCTCCTAAACGAATCGTTTTTTCGAGTAATTCTGTTTCAACTTCTAAAGCCATCATTTGATCTTTGTAATAATTATCGCGTTGTTGGGCAAAAACATGTGTGAGTAAATCCAGCGATTCTTCAGTCCGTTCGGTAATCAAATTAAATTTATCGGCAGACACATTAGCTTTTTTTAGATGCAAGTAATTGCTCATTATTTTATTGGCGGTAGGTAAATAATAACTTAGAAAATGTCGAGATGATGAAATATCTTTTGGTGCTCCTTCTAAGTAATTTAATATATCTTGAGCAATTCCGCTTAAAGCTTTTGATTTTTCCCCTATCGATGGGTTTTTAATTCCTTCAGCTAACTGTGTCATTTGCTTAACCTCAGTCTCAGCTTCTTGGTAAATAGCGGCTAATTCTTGCCCATTTGCTAAACGTTCTAATTCAATGTCACCAATTTTCAATACCGGTTTAGTTATCATAAATACGCCTAAGAAAATGGCAACGGCCAAAACAATGGTTAAGATGAGAGGCCAATCTAAGACAAAAAACATGATTAAGAAGGCAGCAATCGAAATCACCATGGCTAAAAAATTTTGTTTGGCTTGTCCTTTCATATTAGTTATATCCTTTCACTTGTTGGAATGCTTCAATCAAATTCGTGCGACCATCAAACACTCTAGCACGGGTCAACTGAGCGATTTGACTTAATTCACTATCTGAAGCTGAGCCAAACATGATTGAGAAAACAGGAACATCCATTCCAAAGGTATTGTATACTTCTTTCAAGTCATTAAACACTTTATTCCCATTGGGCATTCCATCCGTTAAAACGACAATCGCCGGATTATAGTCTTTTATACCTTCGGGGTAATAATCTTGATTAATAATCGTTAAAGCTTCAATAATCCCTTCATACATATAGGTTGAAGATGATAATGGATAACCTTCTGCCTTTTTGTACAAAGCCTCAAGCTCATTTGAATTTCCAACGGCAGATTCTACCCCTAACACTTCATTTCCAAAAGGGATTATATATGTAAGATCATCTGCCGTTCCTAATAATAGGTTGGCTTGGGCATTTTCAGGAATTAATACTTCTTCTAAGGCTGCCATCATTTGATCGTAACCTTCCCCCGACATACTACCCGAGAAGTCCAAAACATATAGGGTTAGAGCGGGCTTTTTAAATTCCGCTTGATATAAGTTCAGTGCTTCCATAATCACATCTGATTGTGGCCATCTGATAGGGGCCAGGACGCGATCGATGTCGACACCCCAGTCAGATCGAAAGACCGTCTCGTTTTCAGGACGAATCGTTCCGTAAGCAGAGCGTTTCCCTGTTTTTTCAATTTCGTTTTGTGCTTCATCACTCAATAGATAAGTTTGAAAACTTAGAAAAGCTTCTTCCATTTCATCATCATTATGATCAACGTAAGCCAATGGAGAATCACTAATAGAAAGACCATCGACAGGATAAACCATATATAAAGGTTCTTCATTTTGCTTTTCTAGCTCAATATTTGTTTGTATGATTAAAGTTTCATAGTTAACCATCGCATCATAGTCACCCGCTAAAAATAGATCCACCAGCCAGTTGGAACTCCCAGATGAACGGTTAACCCCTGATAATAAGGTTGTAATTTGTTCACGAACGTTTTCATCCGCTAAATCTTCTGAAGTAATTCCTTCCTCTTTTCCGGCGATTGCTGTTAAAAATCCAATATAAGCTGATGCACCTGAATTCGACTGCGTCGCTGATGTCATAGCAAAATTTAATTGATCATTTTCAATTGCCTCAATAATATCGGCAATAGACACATCTTTATCTTTAAAGCCTAATTCTTCAGCCAATGACTCTTTTATTCCAAAAACAACTGGAGAAATAGAGGTTGTCTGTGAATGATTAAGCATTCTGTGCGTATCGCCCAATGTTAGCCAAATTGAACTAGCTGGCCAAACCGCATCATATTTAACTTCTCCACTTTGTAGTAAACGCATAATATCAAGCGATCCTAAATACTCTATCGAAATATTTTGTTTGTTTTCATGAGCATAGGCTTCTATAATAGGTTCTAATTCAGCGTTTTCGGAACCTGCAACAATTGATAAGGTCGAGCCATTATATTGAGTGACTTCAAAATCACTACTTGAACTAGAAGGAGTCGTTACTTCTTCATCCCCGCAGGCAGCTAAAAACAAGATACTAACTAGTAACAACAGGACAGACCATTTCGCTTTCATAAACATCCTCCTTACTCTATTTGGTCTAACTTAATTATACTTTTTCTAAATAATAATTGCGATGACAATCGCATCTTATAAGAAAAATCCAACTTGAGACCGAGATAATAACCATTATCAAAAAATTCTGTCTCTAAGATAACTTTATCTTTTTTAACATTTAAAAAGCAAGTAAGATTGCTTATAGAATAATAATATTTATTAGAAAAGCCTAGCTACCTCAAAAAAGGTAACTAGGCTTTTACGTTATTCTTGTATGCGCGCTTTTGAAAAGATACGATTCAAAATTGAGACTAAAATAAAGATAAAAACAAAACAAAGTGTGATTGAAGCACCAGGAGGCGTATCGTAATAAAAGGATAAGGTAATCCCACTAAATATCCCAATTAAATTAATGACTATACCAATTAAAATAGTTTGCGTAAAACTTTTTGAAATCTTTATCGCTGTCGCTGAAGGTATGACAATAAGAGCGGAAATTAGTAAGGCACCAATAATCGGCATCATTATAGAAATCGCTACACCTGTTATAATTGAAAAAGTAATTGACATAAATCTTACTGGCAAACCACTAGTATGGGCAGTTGCTTCATCAAAACTCAAAACATACAAAGGTCTTCTAAAGATAATGTATAAGACAAGAATAATGATGGCTAAAATCACTAACATCCACACTTCTTGTTCAGTTATCAAAATAATGGACCCAAACAAATATTGATCAATTTTAAAATTACTCGAATCAGGACTAAAGCTCATTAGCACTAAAGCAACAGCCATTCCCGTTGCCATCATCAAAGCTACGGATATCTCTGAATAATTACGGTAGGAAATACGCAAGTATTCAATGGCAATCGATGCAAAAATAACAACAATTAATGTTGTTATCGTCGGATTTGTGCCCAATAGCACACCTAAAGCGACGCCAGCTAAAGATATATGTGACAGTGTATCGGCTAAAAGGGATTGACGTCGTAAGATAAGCAATAATCCAATTATGGGCGTGATAAAAGAGATGGCTATCCCTGCAATTAACGCGCGTTGGATGAAGTCATACTGAAACATCTCCAAGGAGAACCCTCCTCTCTTATTAAACGAATCTCACGGTCATAGTAGCCTTCGATTTCTTTATCGGCATGCGTCACCATTAAAATCGTTTTCCCATGATGCTTGACACTATGTTTTAATAATTTATAAAATTTTGTTCGCGAACCAACATCCATTCCCGTTGTTGGTTCATCTAATACAAATAAATCAGGGTCTAGGGCAAAGACTCTCGCAAGACTAATCCGTTGTTTTTGTCCACCAGACAAATCACCAATTTTTTTGTGGCGAATCTCTGTCATGCCTACAGATGCTAAGGCGCGATCCACATGTTCATAATCTTCTGCATCCAATTTTCGAAACCAGCGGTTTTTACTATATCGACCGGACTCTACAAACGTTTGTACAGTACTAGGAAAGCCCGCATTAAAAGAAGCCACATCTTGTTGGACATAACCAATCGATAAAGGCTCACCTAAATGATTAACCTTAGCAAGCTTTATTTCTCCAGTGGCTGGTTTCAATAAACCAATGATATTTTTAATGAGTGTTGATTTAGCCGCACCATTTTCACCGGTTAAAATGACGAACTCACCTGTATCAATACTAAAATTGATATTATTTAACACTTTTTCTTGTTCATAATAAAATGACAAGTTTTTCACTTCAATTAATGCGATATTATTCACCTTCTGTATTCTTATAAATATGAACTCATTCGTAGAGTTCATATTCACTATACGCAATTTATTTAGCTAATTCAATTAAATTATCCCGCATAATATCAAAGTAGTTTATTCCTTGAGCTAATTCATCGGCTGTAACACTTTCTAATGTCCGTAGTGGACGTAACTCCGCATTATTAGCTTGTGCAACCGTCTGAGCTATCGAACTGCTACTGGTTGGATCAACATAAATAACTTTAACATCATTTTCAACAACGAAATCTTGCATGGTAGCTATTTCTTGTGCACTTGGTTCTTGAGTTGTTGATAATCCAGTAATAGCAACTTGTTCTAAATCATAAGCATTTGCAAGATAGCCAAAAGCGGCATGTTGTACCACAAAGCGACGATCTTCACGGTCAGCTAAGGCTGTACGGTATTCTTCATCGATTAAAGTTAATTCATCTACCAATGCTTGATAATTATTTTGGTAACCTTCCGCATTCGCTGGATCTAATTCAACAAAAGCATTTAAAACATTTTCAGCCTGTTGTGCATAAAACATAGGGTCTACCCAGGTATGTGGATCATAATTATGACTATGACCATCTTCTTCAGCACCATGATCATGGGCATTATCGTCTTCTTCATGAGCATGATCATCTTCCTCGTGGTCATGGTCGTCTTCTTCATGGGCCCCCTCTTCGTGGTCGTGCTCATCCGCAGCTTCTTCACCTTCATGGTCGTGATCATCCGCGGCTTCTTCACCTTCATGGTCGTGAGTATCTGAACCCGTCAATAAAGTTAAACCTTCAGTTGATTCAACGATTTTGGTATTCTCAGTATTAATAACTGCTAATAAATCCTGCACAAAATATTCCATTTCATCATCTTGGTAAATAAATAAATCGGCATTTTGCACTTCGGTGACATCACTGGCACTTATTTCATAATCGTGGGCATCTTGATTAGCCTCTAATAGCATGCTTACATTAGCATAGTCTCCCCCAATTTGTTCAGCTAAGAAATAGACTGGGTAAAAGGTTGTCTTTACTTCTAATTTTTCTTGCGCTTTAACGCTAACTCCCATATTAAATGCAGACATCCCTACTAACATCAATGACAATAAACTGAACAAAAATTTCTTTTTCATATTCAACTACCTTTCATATAATAGTAATAATTACTATTTAGATATTACAGAGCATTATTCTTATTGTCAAGTCACAATTCTATTTTAAAAGATATTAGTCACCATTTTTATACAACTTACGCTTAATAAAGCATTAACTTACATAAGTCCACAAACAAAAAAACCTTACGGTTTAATTGATGTTGATGAAAAGAGGCCATCAGACATTCACATAAACCGTGAGGAAAAATTTTATTTAAATTGATCTAGCCATTCAATAACTTGCCTAGGTGTATTTTTAGGTAGATGGTCTTTTAAATAATCCAATTGATTGCCTAAACTAAGATTCATAATAGATTGAATTTCTTTCAAACGTAAGTCTGTCCCATCAAGTTCAGCCAAAAGAATCCGGCGTAAAACTTCTGTATAGCTATGCGCTAAGGCAATAGTTAAAACGGCAGCCGTACTACCACTAATTAAACCTCCCGATACTGTTCCAATTCCCGGAATTAATTTGAAGGCTGTACCGACAAAATACTTGCCAATCATTGTCGTTGTACCTGTGCCACCTATCCCCGCTAAAACACTCAGAATTTGAGCTTTATCTAAAGCTAGACCGAAAATAGCTGTTATATGTGCCAACATGGTAATTTGCATCGGAATTAATAAGGCTGCATCCGAAATGGGTACGGGCGTAAAGCCCACTCCAAAAGCAGTCGTCACATAGGATTTCGCCCAACGTTTAGCATTATCGACTTTACGTTGGATATCTATTTGTTGGGCATTGATAAAAGCCAAATGTTGTTCAGTCGGTAAAATTTCTAAGGTTTTATCAATCAATGTTTGTAAACCAAAGGCTTTTATCTGTTGATTGGCTTGAATTGAAAACGACTTAGCTAAAACGGGTATAACCGCCTTTACCTCAATAGCTGGGGCTAATTGCTGAATATAAATCTCAAATGATTTATTTTCTGATCCGAGTGTTTGTGTTAGCACTAAAATCACCGGTAGTTGTTGTGCTAAAGCCTGAATTAGATCTAATTCATACGGCTCTATGCGGGCCATGTTCGCATTTAAGCAATAGTAGACAATATGAATCGCTTCTTTGTCCCCCTTAGCCTTCTGTTGCTGAATTAAGTTGGATAAATCATTTACGACGGCCTGTTGCGATTCCGCTTGTAATTCCAAACCTTTTGTATCATATAAAGTGAGTGGTATACCCTCTTTGGTTAATTTATCAACGGTTTGGGTAACAGGCATACCAACCCCTGTTGCAGCGATATTTTCTCGAAACAAAGCATTAATTAAAGTACTCTTACCACTACCGGTTTTTCCAGCTACTAATATATTAATGGGTGGCATTTTTTCAATAGCCGTCTCTGTCTTCTTTAATAAATCGTCCGCCAATTGCTTATTTACATAATTTTTTTTGTTTTTACGCCAAAATTGCATGGATGGGCACTCCCTCAAAAATTAGTTACGGCGACGTGATATTAAAATAAAGCGTAGTAAGGTCAAAGCAGAGTTTAATGTTGCAGCGATATAAGTAAATGCTGCTGCATTTAATACTTTTTTAGCTGCTGGAAGTTCTTCTGCCGTCACAAGTTGTTGATTTTCAAGCATCGTTAAGGCACGGCTGCTGGCATTGAATTCCACTGGCAAGGTTATTACTTGGAATAATAACACTAAGCCAAACGCAATAATACCTAAATTCACTAATGAAAATATGTTTAACACCCAACCTAATAGCATCATAGGAACAGCTAATGACGAACCAATTTGTGCGGCTGGTGCAATTAAGCTTCTAAATTTCAAAAAGGCATAGCCTTCTTTATCTTGTAAGGCATGTCCTGTTTCATGGGCAGCAACCGCAATCGCAGCAATCGAGGTTTCATTGTAAGTTGATTGCGATAAACGTAAAACCTTGCTTCTTGGGTCATAGTGATCCGTTAAATGACCTGCCACCTGTTCAACAGCCACTTGATTTAAATCGGCTGATTGTAAAATTTGGCTCGCAGCTTGGCGTCCACTCATTCTGTTTTGAGATTCCATCTCATTGTATTTATTAAATGTTGATTGAACTTTGTATTGGGCATACATGACAATAGCAGAACCAATTAAAACTAAAAATATTGTTGCGTCATATCCAAACATTAGGTTCATATATTTTCCTCCTATAAATCTTTGTCTTTTCTATTATAACAGTTCTAGTGCCTCATTTACAAAAAAGCCACATTGAAAAATAAATATCTACGGTGAGCCTACTTGTATAGCGCGTTGCGACTGTGTATCTACTAAATTATCACTTATTTGCTGTTAATTTGCACCCTACTTTAGACGGATACTTTTTCGCCTTAAAAGAACAACCCTCTTATCATACTGATAAAAGGGTTGTCCACTTAAGGCAATGCAGTCGCAAACGTTTAATATTTATTTGATGGATTAGGCTAATAACATGGCATCAGATGTAACATCTGATCCACTTTGTTGTTTAAACATTTCAATCAGTTCGACAACGGTGAGGTTTTTCTTTTCTTCTCCGCTAACATCAAGGATAATTTGCCCTTGGTGAAGCATGATTAAACGATTGCCGTAGCGGATAGCGTCTGCCATATTGTGTGTAATCATTAAGGCGGTTAATTTTTCTTCGCCGATGATTTTTTCAGTTAACGCTAGGACCATTTCACTTGTTTTTGGATCTAGGGCTGCCGTGTGTTCATCGAGCAATAATAATTCGGGACGTAATAAGGTTGCCATTAATAAGGTCAAGGCTTGTCTTTGACCTCCAGAAAGATAAGCCACTTCCATGGTCAAGCGATCTTCAAGCCCTAAGCCTAGTCGGGACAGTTGATCTCGCATCATTTGCAAATCATCTTTTTGAAC
This window of the Fundicoccus culcitae genome carries:
- a CDS encoding 5-bromo-4-chloroindolyl phosphate hydrolysis family protein; amino-acid sequence: MKGQAKQNFLAMVISIAAFLIMFFVLDWPLILTIVLAVAIFLGVFMITKPVLKIGDIELERLANGQELAAIYQEAETEVKQMTQLAEGIKNPSIGEKSKALSGIAQDILNYLEGAPKDISSSRHFLSYYLPTANKIMSNYLHLKKANVSADKFNLITERTEESLDLLTHVFAQQRDNYYKDQMMALEVETELLEKTIRLGGGNS
- a CDS encoding substrate-binding and vWA domain-containing protein, with amino-acid sequence MKAKWSVLLLLVSILFLAACGDEEVTTPSSSSSDFEVTQYNGSTLSIVAGSENAELEPIIEAYAHENKQNISIEYLGSLDIMRLLQSGEVKYDAVWPASSIWLTLGDTHRMLNHSQTTSISPVVFGIKESLAEELGFKDKDVSIADIIEAIENDQLNFAMTSATQSNSGASAYIGFLTAIAGKEEGITSEDLADENVREQITTLLSGVNRSSGSSNWLVDLFLAGDYDAMVNYETLIIQTNIELEKQNEEPLYMVYPVDGLSISDSPLAYVDHNDDEMEEAFLSFQTYLLSDEAQNEIEKTGKRSAYGTIRPENETVFRSDWGVDIDRVLAPIRWPQSDVIMEALNLYQAEFKKPALTLYVLDFSGSMSGEGYDQMMAALEEVLIPENAQANLLLGTADDLTYIIPFGNEVLGVESAVGNSNELEALYKKAEGYPLSSSTYMYEGIIEALTIINQDYYPEGIKDYNPAIVVLTDGMPNGNKVFNDLKEVYNTFGMDVPVFSIMFGSASDSELSQIAQLTRARVFDGRTNLIEAFQQVKGYN
- a CDS encoding metal ABC transporter permease yields the protein MEMFQYDFIQRALIAGIAISFITPIIGLLLILRRQSLLADTLSHISLAGVALGVLLGTNPTITTLIVVIFASIAIEYLRISYRNYSEISVALMMATGMAVALVLMSFSPDSSNFKIDQYLFGSIILITEQEVWMLVILAIIILVLYIIFRRPLYVLSFDEATAHTSGLPVRFMSITFSIITGVAISIMMPIIGALLISALIVIPSATAIKISKSFTQTILIGIVINLIGIFSGITLSFYYDTPPGASITLCFVFIFILVSILNRIFSKARIQE
- a CDS encoding metal ABC transporter ATP-binding protein, which encodes MALIEVKNLSFYYEQEKVLNNINFSIDTGEFVILTGENGAAKSTLIKNIIGLLKPATGEIKLAKVNHLGEPLSIGYVQQDVASFNAGFPSTVQTFVESGRYSKNRWFRKLDAEDYEHVDRALASVGMTEIRHKKIGDLSGGQKQRISLARVFALDPDLFVLDEPTTGMDVGSRTKFYKLLKHSVKHHGKTILMVTHADKEIEGYYDREIRLIREEGSPWRCFSMTSSNAR
- a CDS encoding metal ABC transporter solute-binding protein, Zn/Mn family; amino-acid sequence: MKKKFLFSLLSLMLVGMSAFNMGVSVKAQEKLEVKTTFYPVYFLAEQIGGDYANVSMLLEANQDAHDYEISASDVTEVQNADLFIYQDDEMEYFVQDLLAVINTENTKIVESTEGLTLLTGSDTHDHEGEEAADDHDHEGEEAADEHDHEEGAHEEDDHDHEEDDHAHEEDDNAHDHGAEEDGHSHNYDPHTWVDPMFYAQQAENVLNAFVELDPANAEGYQNNYQALVDELTLIDEEYRTALADREDRRFVVQHAAFGYLANAYDLEQVAITGLSTTQEPSAQEIATMQDFVVENDVKVIYVDPTSSSSIAQTVAQANNAELRPLRTLESVTADELAQGINYFDIMRDNLIELAK
- a CDS encoding YcjF family protein — translated: MQFWRKNKKNYVNKQLADDLLKKTETAIEKMPPINILVAGKTGSGKSTLINALFRENIAATGVGMPVTQTVDKLTKEGIPLTLYDTKGLELQAESQQAVVNDLSNLIQQQKAKGDKEAIHIVYYCLNANMARIEPYELDLIQALAQQLPVILVLTQTLGSENKSFEIYIQQLAPAIEVKAVIPVLAKSFSIQANQQIKAFGLQTLIDKTLEILPTEQHLAFINAQQIDIQRKVDNAKRWAKSYVTTAFGVGFTPVPISDAALLIPMQITMLAHITAIFGLALDKAQILSVLAGIGGTGTTTMIGKYFVGTAFKLIPGIGTVSGGLISGSTAAVLTIALAHSYTEVLRRILLAELDGTDLRLKEIQSIMNLSLGNQLDYLKDHLPKNTPRQVIEWLDQFK
- a CDS encoding zinc metallopeptidase, whose product is MNLMFGYDATIFLVLIGSAIVMYAQYKVQSTFNKYNEMESQNRMSGRQAASQILQSADLNQVAVEQVAGHLTDHYDPRSKVLRLSQSTYNETSIAAIAVAAHETGHALQDKEGYAFLKFRSLIAPAAQIGSSLAVPMMLLGWVLNIFSLVNLGIIAFGLVLLFQVITLPVEFNASSRALTMLENQQLVTAEELPAAKKVLNAAAFTYIAATLNSALTLLRFILISRRRN
- a CDS encoding ABC transporter ATP-binding protein encodes the protein MQLQLKNIHKTFEAGTVNENHVLKGINLNLEAGEVVTLIGGNGAGKSTLLNCISGALQPDIGSVEIAGIDVTNWSNSKRAGLVSYVFQDPKMGTASRLTIKENMAIANRRGHKRSLRRGVQKDDLQMMRDQLSRLGLGLEDRLTMEVAYLSGGQRQALTLLMATLLRPELLLLDEHTAALDPKTSEMVLALTEKIIGEEKLTALMITHNMADAIRYGNRLIMLHQGQIILDVSGEEKKNLTVVELIEMFKQQSGSDVTSDAMLLA